Proteins from one Molothrus aeneus isolate 106 chromosome 27, BPBGC_Maene_1.0, whole genome shotgun sequence genomic window:
- the SLC39A3 gene encoding zinc transporter ZIP3: MRIVVAKVLCLLGICVLVLAGALLPVRLIEADHEKAQRSRRLLALWNSFGGGVFLATCFNALLPAVRGKLDEVLRQNNVTTDYPVAETIMMVGFFLSVFVDQLFLSLQKEKPSFIDLETFNAGSDAGSDSEYESPFMASPRGRALYGEHGPHSHSLHLPELARCGPRRLLGLVFALCTHSIFEGLALGLQEDGGRVVSLFLGVAVHETLVAVALGISMAKASLALRDAAKLAVAVCLMIPLGIGVGMGIESSRSAAGSIASLLLQGVAGGTFLFVTFFEILAKELEDKSHRLLKVLCLVLGYTALAGLVLVPW; the protein is encoded by the exons ATGAGGATCGTGGTGGCCAaggtgctgtgcctgctggggatctgtgtgctggtgctggcCGGGGCCCTGCTGCCCGTCAGGCTGATCGAGGCCGACCACGAGAAGGCTCAGCGCTCCCGCCGCCTGCTGGCGCTCTGGAACTCCTTCGGGGGCGGTGTCTTCCTGGCCACGTGCTTCAACGCGCTCCTGCCCGCCGTCAGGGGCAAG CTCGATGAGGTTCTCAGACAGAACAACGTGACCACGGACTACCCGGTGGCCGAGACCATCATGATGGTCGGCTTCTTCCTGTCGGTCTTCGTGGACCAGCTCTTCCTGAGCTTGCAGAAGGAGAAGCCGTCCTTCATCGACCTGGAGACCTTCAACGCGGGCTCGGACGCGGGCAGCGACTCGGAGTACGAGAGCCCCTTCATGGCGTCCCCGCGCGGGCGCGCGCTCTACGGGGAGCACGGCCCACACTCGCACAGCCTGCACCTCCCCGAGCTCGCCCGCTGCGGCCCCCGCCGCCTGCTGGGGCTGGTCTTTGCCCTCTGCACCCACTCCATCTTTGAGGGTTTGGCGCTGGGCCTGCAGGAGGACGGAGGCAGAGTGGTCAGCTTGTTCCTGGGAGTGGCCGTGCACGAGACGCTGGTGGCCGTGGCCTTGGGCATCAGCATGGCCAAGGCGTCGCTGGCGCTGAGGGATGCGGCCAAGCTGGCGGTGGCCGTGTGCCTGATGATCCCGCTGGGCATCGGGGTGGGCATGGGCATCGAGAGCAGCCGCAGCGCCGCGGGCAGCATcgcctccctgctgctgcagggcgtCGCCGGCGGCACCTTCCTCTTCGTCACCTTCTTCGAGATCCTGGCCAAGGAGCTGGAGGATAAAAGCCACCGGCTGCTCAAGGTGCTGTGCTTGGTGCTGGGCTACACCGCGCTGGCCGGGCTGGTGCTCGTCCCGTGGTGA
- the DIRAS1 gene encoding GTP-binding protein Di-Ras1: MPEQSNDYRVVVFGAGGVGKSSLVLRFVKGTFRDTYIPTIEDTYRQVISCDKSVCTLQITDTTGSHQFPAMQRLSISKGHAFILVFSVTSKQSLEELKPIYQQIVQIKGSVESIPIMLVGNKCDETQREVESREGEAMAKEWKCAFMETSAKMNYNVKELFQELLNLEKRRNVSLTIDGKRSSKQKRTDKIKGKCSIM, from the coding sequence ATGCCGGAGCAGAGCAACGATTACCGCGTGGTGGTGTTCGGAGCCGGCGGCGTGGGCAAGAGCTCGCTGGTGCTGCGCTTCGTCAAGGGGACCTTCCGCGACACCTACATCCCCACCATCGAGGACACCTACCGGCAGGTGATCAGCTGCGACAAGAGCGTGTGCACGCTGCAGATCACCGACACCACCGGCAGCCACCAGTTCCCGGCCATGCAGCGCCTGTCCATCTCCAAGGGCCATGCCTTCATCCTGGTCTTCTCGGTCACCAGCAAGCAGTCGCTGGAGGAGCTGAAGCCCATCTACCAGCAGATCGTGCAGATCAAGGGCAGCGTGGAGAGCATCCCCATCATGCTGGTGGGCAACAAGTGCGACGAGACGCAGCGCGaggtggagagcagggagggggaggcCATGGCCAAGGAGTGGAAATGCGCCTTCATGGAGACCTCGGCCAAGATGAACTACAACGTCAAGGAgctcttccaggagctgctgaacctggagaagaggaggaacgTCAGCCTCACCATCGACGGGAAGCGCTCCAGCAAGCAGAAGAGGACAGACAAAATCAAGGGGAAGTGCAGCATCATGTAG
- the LOC136567118 gene encoding proline-rich protein HaeIII subfamily 1-like, whose product MAVVTLWGQSRASRAPVPTPYPPSPQPGTVVPLPPRPIVVPHGPPAPQPHPGAAGPPCSPPAPSRCRSRSRQPKHKASGPREVLTQHNPGELRRETPGPTAGRAHRAPRCPLPTDAARIGAPPSSESPAGGPAPHPRDPRDPRHPPALAQPCLFPPGRSGVPALSPAPRPLEVCPLAPAPLLPPPPPPGCPRGGVPEGVSPGRPSPPQLPAPPRLFTRGSERPGDKVTM is encoded by the exons ATGGCGGTTGTCACCCTTTGGGGACAGTCCCGCGCGTCCCGGGCCCCCGTCCCCACGCCATA ccccccgagcccccagCCCGGCACCGTGGTCCCCTTGCCCCCCAGGCCCATCGTGGTGCCCCAtggcccccccgccccccagccccaccccgGCGCCGCGGGCCCCCCGtgctcccccccagccccgagcCGGTGCCGCAGCCGGAGCCGCCAGCCCAAGCACAAAGCATCGGGTCCGCGGGAGGTCCTGACCCAGCACAATCCTGGTGAGCTCCGGCGGGAGACCCCCGGCCCCACAGCCGGCCGGGCCCACCGCGCcccccgctgccccctccccaccgATGCCGCAAGGATCGGTGCCCCCCCGTCCTCAGAGTCCCCCGCGGGTGGCCCGGCCCCGCACCCCCGGGACCCCAGGGACCCTCGGCACCCTCCAGCTCTGGCGCAGCCCTGCTTGTTCCCCCCTGGCCGGAGCGGGGTCCCCGCGCTGTCACCAGCCCCTCGTCCCCTCGAGGTTTGTCCCCTcgctccggccccgctcctccccCCGCCGCCACCACCGGGGTGTCCCCGAGGGGGTGTCCCCGAGGGGGTGTCCCCGGGCAGGCCGAGCCCCCCCCAGCTCCCCGCACCCCCCCGGCTTTTTACACGAGGATCCGAGCGCCCAGGGGACAAGGTGACGATGTAG